A DNA window from Brassica napus cultivar Da-Ae chromosome C1, Da-Ae, whole genome shotgun sequence contains the following coding sequences:
- the LOC125580523 gene encoding homeobox-leucine zipper protein ATHB-40-like: MNHTLDDQNMAFISQLYPDVYTQIVPQQGEVKPPKRRRKKSKAAVASGDGSNCLFRKRKLTDEQVNMLEMSFGDEHKLESERKDKLAAELGLDPRQVAVWFQNRRARWKNKRLEEEYNKLKNSHDNVVVDKCRLESELLQLKEQLYDAEREIQRLAERVEGGSSNSPVSSSVSVEANGTPFFGDYKVGDDGDDYSNLFYPVPENIYIDGAEWMNLYI; the protein is encoded by the exons ATGAACCACACTCTGGATGATCAGAACATGGCTTTTATCTCTCAATTGTACCCTGATGTCTACACTCAGATAGTACCACAACAAG GTGAAGTGAAGCCACCGAAACGAAGGAGAAAGAAGAGCAAAGCAGCGGTTGCTTCCGGAGATGGAAGCAATTGCTTGTTTAGGAAGAGAAAGCTTACCGATGAGCAAGTGAACATGTTGGAGATGAGTTTTGGAGATGAGCACAAGCTTGAGTCAGAGAGGAAAGATAAACTTGCGGCGGAGCTAGGGCTTGACCCTCGTCAAGTTGCAGTTTGGTTTCAGAACCGTCGTGCACGGTGGAAGAACAAAAGGCTCGAGGAAGAGTACAACAAACTCAAAAACTCACATGACAACGTCGTTGTCGACAAGTGCCGACTTGAGTCAGAG CTTCTTCAGCTCAAGGAACAGCTATATGATGCAGAGAGGGAGATCCAAAGATTGGCAGAAAGAGTAGAAGGAGGCTCGAGCAACAGTCCAGTTTCTTCTTCAGTTTCGGTGGAAGCCAACGGGACGCCGTTTTTTGGAGACTATAAAGTTGGAGACGACGGTGACGACTACAGTAACCTGTTTTATCCGGTCCCTGAAAACATCTACATTGATGGAGCTGAATGGATGAATCTTTACATATAA